The following is a genomic window from Streptomyces sp. NBC_01381.
CCGACCTTGCCGCCCTCCCCGGCCAGCGCCACCTCGTCGACGCCGACCCAGCCGTGCAGATCGCCTTCCGCGTCGAGGACGACGGCCCAGCGCGCGTCCTGCTCGCGCAGCCGGGCCGCGGCCTGCGGGGCGGGCTCGTCGAGGCGGGTCACCGACGGCTGCTCCAGGTCGTCGGCCTGGATCTCGGTGACCGAGAGCCGCTTCAGGCCCCGGTCGGCGCCCACGAACTCGGCGACATACGGCGTGGCAGGAGTGCCGAGCACCGCTCCCGGCGTATCGAACTGCTCGATGCGCCCCTGCCCGTACACCGCGATCCGGTCCCCGAGCCTGACCGCCTCCTCGATGTCGTGCGTGACAAGCAGCACCGTCTTGCGGACGGCCGCCTGCATCCGCAGGAACTCGTCCTGCAACTGCTCCCGCACCACCGGGTCGACCGCCCCGAACGGCTCGTCCATCAGGAGGACCGGCGGATCGGCCGCCAGCGCCCGTGCCACCCCGACCCGCTGACGCTGACCGCCCGACAACTGCTCGGGATAGCGGGAGCCGTACATCTTCGGATCGAGCCCCACCAGGTCGAGCAGCTCGGCCGCACGCGCCCGGGCCTTCCCCTTCTTCCAGCCGACGAGCGCGGGCACGGTCGCCGTGTTGTCGAGGACGGTCCGGTGCGGGAAGAGCCCCACCTGCTGGATGACATAGCCGATGCGACGGCGAAGCCGGACCGGGTCGACATCGGCGATGTTCTCGTCGTTGACGAAGATGCGGCCCGATGTCGGCTCGATGAGCCGGTTCACCATCATCATCGTGGTCGTCTTGCCGCACCCGGACGGGCCGACGAGCGTGACCAGTTCACCCTGCGCGACCTCGAAGGAGAGCTCGTCCACGGCCGTCGTGCCGTCCGGGTAGCGCTTGGTCACCTGCTCGAACCGGATCATGCACTCACGCTAACCGCGCCCCTCACACTCCGCTCACCAGCACCACCTCGAGCCTGCGCGGGCCGTGTACGCCCTCCACCCGGTCCAGTTCGATGTCACTGGTCGCCGACGGTCCCGAGATCCACGTGAGCGGCCGGGCGGGGTCGAGCCGTTCGAGTGCCAGGGGGACGGAGGCGACGACCTGATCAGGGACCCGTACGACACAGATGTGGTGATCGGGGACGAGCGTGACGCGGCGGCGGCCCTGGTCCGGGCCGCCGTCCAGGACGATCGTGCCGGTCTCGGCGACGGCGACCGCGCAGCCCGTGACGACACTGTCGACCTCGTCAAGCTCCCGGGCGGTGTGCGTGGCCAGGTCCTCGACGCGCTCCGGTCCTTCCGCGGGCAGCCAGCCGGTCGGCAGCGCGGCCGGCACGAGCACGCTGCGCGAGCCCCGCTCGGCGAGCAGCCGCCCGAGCAGTTCCGGCAGCTGCCCCGCCTCTGCGCGATGCACGATCGCCCGGTAGTCCGCGAGGTTCTCGGCGAGCAGCTCGACGGTCTGCTCCGCGGTGCGATCACCGTGCTCCCGCAGATAGCCGCGCTCGACGGTGCCGTCGTAGGAGTACGGCACACCGTCGGCTCGCGCGTCGCCCCGTACGTCGTCCCGCACGTCGGCTCGTGTACCGGCTCGTACGTCGTCTCGTACGTCGGTCAGGGCGCGTCGCACCCTGCCCAGGATCAGGTCTCTGCTGCTCACTTGCCGCTCCTCTTCCCGCTCCTCTGGGCCCGGCCGCCTTCGGTCCGCTGCCACCAGTCCCGGAACGGCTCCGCCGGCACCTGCGGCATGTCCCGCGTCGCACTCCACGCCCGACCGGGGCCGGGGAGCGTGCGCGGATGGAGGCGCCGGGTGCGCGAGGCGAGCCGCTGGCCGGCGCGCAGCGCCCCCGGGCGGCCGAACGCCCAGCCGGCCGCGCGCATCGCCGCCCGCTCCGCGGCATGCCCGCGCGCCGGCCGCAGCGTCACCTTCGTGCCGTTCCTGGTCACTTCGCCGCCCTGGACCACCCGCTCCCGCAGATGGACCAGGACCTCGGGGATGTCGATGGCGACCGGACACACGTCGTAGCAGGCGCCGCAGAGCGTCGATGCGTAGGGGAGCGAGGCGTCGATCTCGCTCTGGATGCCGCGGAGTTGGGGGCTGAGGATCGCACCGATGGGGCCCGGGTAGACCGAGCCGTACGCATGGCCACCCGCCCGTTCGTAGACGGGGCAGACATTGAGGCATGCCGAACAGCGGATGCAGCGCAGTGCCTGCCGGCCCACCTCGTCGGCGAGGGTGTCGGTGCGGCCGT
Proteins encoded in this region:
- a CDS encoding ABC transporter ATP-binding protein, which encodes MIRFEQVTKRYPDGTTAVDELSFEVAQGELVTLVGPSGCGKTTTMMMVNRLIEPTSGRIFVNDENIADVDPVRLRRRIGYVIQQVGLFPHRTVLDNTATVPALVGWKKGKARARAAELLDLVGLDPKMYGSRYPEQLSGGQRQRVGVARALAADPPVLLMDEPFGAVDPVVREQLQDEFLRMQAAVRKTVLLVTHDIEEAVRLGDRIAVYGQGRIEQFDTPGAVLGTPATPYVAEFVGADRGLKRLSVTEIQADDLEQPSVTRLDEPAPQAAARLREQDARWAVVLDAEGDLHGWVGVDEVALAGEGGKVGDLAHRMKAWVPVGAPLKQAFGVMLQHDAGWVAVLDGAHFLGVLTPAKLHEALRRSVDADAQGVPRDQVDFDSVADA
- a CDS encoding lactate utilization protein C, which translates into the protein MSSRDLILGRVRRALTDVRDDVRAGTRADVRDDVRGDARADGVPYSYDGTVERGYLREHGDRTAEQTVELLAENLADYRAIVHRAEAGQLPELLGRLLAERGSRSVLVPAALPTGWLPAEGPERVEDLATHTARELDEVDSVVTGCAVAVAETGTIVLDGGPDQGRRRVTLVPDHHICVVRVPDQVVASVPLALERLDPARPLTWISGPSATSDIELDRVEGVHGPRRLEVVLVSGV